A stretch of Phytoactinopolyspora mesophila DNA encodes these proteins:
- a CDS encoding SDR family oxidoreductase, with protein sequence MTDLIGRTALVTGASRGIGQAIAAGLAAKGAMVIVHFGTDQEGAAATVGEIERAGGTAVAVGAELGVEDDVETLFAGVEAGLAGRPLDILVNNAAAAPAGPLGTTTRTEFDHLFAVNVRAPYFIIQRALPLLPDGGRIVTISSVATRMANPTQTSFAMTKGAVETMSMTLANKLGARGITVNAVAPGATRTATNGAFFEAPGLADFIAGTTALNRLGNADDVADVVAFLASNAARWITGQVIDASGGLFLGPRT encoded by the coding sequence ATGACTGATCTGATCGGCAGGACGGCGCTGGTGACTGGAGCATCACGCGGCATTGGGCAGGCGATCGCCGCCGGGTTAGCGGCGAAGGGGGCGATGGTGATCGTGCATTTCGGCACGGACCAGGAGGGTGCGGCGGCGACGGTTGGCGAGATCGAACGTGCTGGCGGGACAGCGGTGGCCGTCGGTGCAGAGCTTGGTGTGGAGGACGACGTCGAGACTCTCTTCGCCGGAGTCGAGGCCGGTCTTGCCGGACGGCCGCTCGATATCCTTGTCAACAACGCGGCAGCCGCGCCCGCCGGTCCACTCGGTACTACAACCCGCACGGAGTTCGACCACCTCTTCGCGGTGAACGTCCGGGCGCCGTACTTCATCATCCAGCGAGCTTTGCCCCTCCTGCCCGATGGCGGCCGCATCGTCACGATCTCGTCCGTGGCGACCCGGATGGCCAACCCCACCCAGACCTCCTTCGCCATGACGAAGGGAGCGGTCGAGACGATGAGTATGACCTTGGCCAACAAGCTCGGGGCCCGGGGAATCACGGTGAACGCGGTCGCTCCCGGCGCCACCCGGACGGCGACCAACGGTGCGTTCTTCGAAGCGCCGGGCCTGGCCGACTTCATCGCTGGAACGACGGCGCTCAACCGGCTGGGCAATGCCGACGACGTCGCCGACGTCGTGGCGTTCCTGGCCTCGAATGCCGCCCGCTGGATCACCGGCCAGGTCATCGATGCCAGTGGGGGGCTGTTCCTCGGTCCACGCACCTGA
- a CDS encoding SDR family oxidoreductase produces the protein MKVLVLGGSGFLGCELARRAVEAGHDVTATYLNRLGEVDGVEWSLLDIRHREEVVNLVGTLGPDVVINTAYRQTDWIITADGAAHVALAASAVGARLVHVSSDAVFSGADVHYDETSVPDPITPYGAAKAAAETAIRAITPGAVIARTSLIIGDGGSSHEAVVHALATGERQGMLFTDMVRCPVHVADLAAALLELASSDLAGVHHIAGVDAVSRYELGLLVARRDGLDADALPSGRCAAAGFSGPLDVRLDCTATQRHLRTKLRGAREFLAPV, from the coding sequence ATGAAGGTTCTTGTCTTGGGTGGTAGTGGTTTCCTCGGTTGCGAACTGGCGCGGCGGGCGGTGGAAGCGGGCCACGACGTGACCGCGACTTATCTGAACCGGCTGGGCGAGGTTGATGGCGTCGAGTGGTCTCTGCTCGATATCCGCCACCGTGAAGAGGTCGTCAACCTGGTTGGCACGCTCGGACCGGACGTCGTGATCAATACGGCATACCGTCAAACAGACTGGATCATCACTGCTGATGGCGCTGCACATGTCGCACTCGCCGCCTCCGCGGTCGGTGCGCGTCTTGTGCATGTCTCCAGCGACGCCGTCTTCTCGGGTGCCGATGTTCACTACGACGAGACCAGCGTTCCCGACCCCATCACGCCCTACGGTGCAGCCAAGGCCGCAGCGGAAACGGCGATCAGGGCGATTACGCCGGGAGCGGTGATAGCCCGCACGTCGCTGATCATCGGGGATGGCGGATCGTCGCACGAAGCCGTCGTCCATGCGTTGGCCACCGGTGAGCGCCAGGGGATGTTGTTCACCGACATGGTGCGGTGCCCGGTACACGTCGCCGACCTTGCAGCGGCGCTGCTTGAGCTCGCATCGTCAGATCTGGCCGGAGTGCACCACATCGCTGGTGTGGATGCCGTGAGCCGCTACGAATTAGGGCTACTGGTCGCGCGGCGGGATGGGCTGGATGCCGATGCCCTCCCGTCGGGCCGGTGTGCCGCCGCCGGCTTCTCTGGTCCGCTCGACGTGCGCTTGGACTGCACCGCCACCCAGCGACATCTCCGGACCAAGCTCCGCGGCGCGCGAGAGTTCCTAGCACCTGTTTGA
- a CDS encoding MerR family transcriptional regulator, with protein sequence MATGQGDRTGRRVGELAAATGLTVRTLHYYEEIGLLVPSARTYAGHRLYDDADVARLYRICVLRRLGLPLVEIGRALEEPAWNLRAAMTAHLGELDRRLEAMGRLRSRLAGLLGSIGTGDSRLTHDLLTTVEEMTMLDTAVQGRIMLLVYEDIGAAHDWLVRVFGLGPGRVDRNDEGRAVHAELQAGDGVIWLHQEQDDWGLGSPQSVGAATACVAVMVDDVDAHYRHAVSEGASVVHEPVDQPYGYREYSARDLEGHLWSFMKPLD encoded by the coding sequence ATGGCAACGGGCCAGGGAGACCGGACCGGTCGCAGAGTAGGCGAATTGGCAGCGGCGACCGGACTGACCGTCCGCACGCTGCACTACTACGAGGAGATCGGCTTGCTGGTGCCCTCGGCGCGTACCTACGCCGGACACCGGCTCTACGACGACGCCGACGTGGCCCGGTTGTACCGGATTTGCGTGCTGCGACGGTTGGGCCTGCCACTTGTTGAGATCGGCCGGGCGCTCGAGGAACCGGCCTGGAATCTGCGCGCCGCGATGACAGCTCACCTCGGTGAACTCGACCGCCGGCTCGAGGCGATGGGCCGGCTTCGCTCCCGCCTCGCTGGTCTATTGGGCTCGATCGGTACTGGGGACTCTCGGCTCACCCACGACCTGCTCACCACCGTTGAGGAGATGACCATGCTTGACACCGCTGTTCAGGGACGGATCATGTTGCTGGTGTACGAGGACATCGGGGCTGCTCACGACTGGCTGGTCCGGGTCTTCGGCCTGGGGCCGGGCCGGGTCGACCGCAATGATGAGGGCCGGGCTGTGCACGCCGAGTTGCAGGCGGGTGACGGTGTCATCTGGCTTCACCAGGAGCAGGATGACTGGGGGCTTGGCTCGCCCCAGTCGGTGGGAGCCGCGACCGCATGCGTGGCCGTGATGGTCGACGACGTCGATGCCCACTACCGCCACGCCGTGAGCGAGGGCGCGAGTGTCGTGCACGAGCCAGTCGATCAGCCGTACGGATACCGCGAGTACAGCGCTCGTGACCTCGAAGGCCACCTCTGGTCGTTCATGAAACCACTCGACTAG
- a CDS encoding potassium channel family protein: MTAATGRWLPYLAGMLGLLLMIRRFIAAVRISWRDRAFRGVTVTLVTLLVSATIFYTLVEGWSVLDSAYFSVVTGLTIGYGDLTPEQPIAKVFTMLYALLAVGLFVALATSLANSLMGRRAHKKRSTSRHKRGSHADEQDVTQRPAE; this comes from the coding sequence TTGACCGCCGCCACCGGTCGTTGGTTGCCGTATCTTGCAGGAATGTTGGGCCTTCTGTTGATGATTCGCCGCTTCATCGCGGCGGTGCGCATCTCGTGGCGCGATCGTGCTTTCCGGGGCGTAACCGTCACATTGGTCACGTTGCTGGTCAGCGCCACGATCTTCTACACACTGGTGGAGGGCTGGTCGGTGCTGGACAGCGCCTACTTCTCCGTCGTCACGGGCCTGACGATCGGCTACGGCGATCTGACGCCGGAGCAGCCGATCGCCAAGGTGTTCACGATGCTGTACGCGCTGCTGGCAGTGGGCCTGTTCGTTGCCCTCGCCACGTCGTTGGCCAACTCGCTGATGGGCAGGCGGGCGCACAAGAAACGCTCTACGTCGCGGCACAAACGCGGCTCGCACGCCGATGAGCAGGACGTAACACAGCGTCCTGCAGAGTGA
- a CDS encoding MerR family DNA-binding transcriptional regulator, giving the protein MDDDELRGIGDMAQASGLSVSALRFYDRAGLLIPAVVDPATGYRRYSADQLASARLLAGMRQVGLPLAEIAAVLEQRCDVAAATSVLDAHVRRLEDRLDDARRELRRLRSLLDSEQGEPSRWPDESVSVDVDARALARALDAIRFAVADASREPRLNGALIECESSAVRIVATDRYRLTACEVVAFQRAGTRMSVVAPAGFLDDARALLDHDGDATIDLDRGRIAITAAAAHVSADCMVDAFPDYRQILRRHAGGSRFVVDAQDLRAHVSSVTARPFYRESDGVRTTVITLRAHSDGTFEVTANQPETETDVILDRSFLLEAIDACAAERITLEIAGPLAPVALRRPDDEQFVSLLMPVRP; this is encoded by the coding sequence GTGGACGACGACGAACTGCGCGGCATCGGCGACATGGCGCAGGCCAGCGGACTGAGCGTCAGCGCCCTGCGCTTCTACGATCGTGCCGGGCTGTTGATTCCTGCCGTTGTGGATCCAGCAACCGGCTACCGCCGATACTCCGCCGACCAGCTTGCGTCGGCGCGGCTGTTGGCCGGGATGCGTCAAGTGGGCCTGCCGCTCGCCGAGATTGCCGCCGTACTGGAGCAGCGTTGCGACGTGGCGGCAGCCACCAGTGTGCTTGACGCCCACGTCCGCCGGCTGGAAGACCGTTTGGACGACGCCCGCCGTGAACTGCGAAGGCTACGTTCCCTCCTGGATTCGGAGCAGGGGGAGCCGTCGCGCTGGCCCGACGAGTCGGTCAGCGTCGACGTCGACGCCCGAGCTCTGGCCCGGGCCCTCGACGCGATCCGTTTCGCGGTGGCTGACGCTTCGCGGGAGCCACGTCTCAACGGTGCACTGATCGAATGCGAGAGCTCCGCGGTCCGGATCGTCGCTACCGACCGTTATCGCCTGACGGCATGCGAGGTAGTGGCGTTTCAGCGGGCCGGCACGCGGATGAGCGTGGTCGCGCCGGCGGGGTTTCTCGACGACGCGCGAGCGCTGCTGGACCACGACGGCGACGCGACCATTGACCTGGACCGCGGGCGCATCGCGATCACGGCTGCCGCCGCCCACGTCAGCGCCGACTGCATGGTCGATGCGTTCCCCGATTATCGGCAGATCCTGCGCCGGCACGCAGGCGGCAGCCGTTTCGTCGTCGATGCCCAAGACCTTCGCGCGCATGTGAGCTCGGTGACGGCCCGGCCCTTCTACCGGGAATCCGACGGCGTGCGGACGACGGTGATCACTTTGAGGGCCCACTCAGACGGGACGTTCGAAGTGACGGCAAATCAGCCGGAGACCGAGACAGACGTCATTCTCGATCGAAGCTTCCTACTCGAGGCGATAGACGCTTGCGCAGCGGAGCGGATCACGCTGGAGATCGCCGGGCCGCTGGCACCCGTGGCGCTACGTCGTCCCGACGACGAGCAGTTCGTGTCGTTGCTGATGCCCGTGCGGCCATGA
- a CDS encoding MFS transporter encodes MAGQRSAPPASSPHDSHVPAAYWLWLSGAACSMLGTQVMAFAMAWSATGQGGLFAGLVLTMVVLPRILFSLVGGAIADRVGAWPVLTGAAAVMLALMLCVAGVASQAGDAPALLLVAALAIGLVDAFHFPASASVPRLLVADGGLARAASARQIVFQLSGFVGAPLGGLLVATAGLAAAALANAAAYSVMLAMLIALSRRGLAQHHQPDIQADPWWRRSADGLKLAAQDALLRPALLLIIGAAAFLLPLSSLLVPLLARERQWPPASAGVVVGAIAFGTVAVAGIVTVSGARTRPGYTAATGLLVAAAGVTALALAPTFAVALPAGAVAGVGTGLFTTHVVPLILGNTPRTHTARIQAVVLLAQSLPLLVTNNGLGALVDLAQASTVIAMCATGLVICTLAVLAASPTLRRT; translated from the coding sequence ATGGCTGGGCAGCGCTCGGCGCCGCCGGCGTCGTCACCGCACGACTCCCACGTCCCCGCTGCGTATTGGCTCTGGTTGTCCGGTGCCGCGTGCTCGATGCTCGGCACGCAGGTCATGGCCTTCGCGATGGCGTGGAGCGCCACCGGCCAGGGCGGGCTGTTCGCCGGGCTGGTGCTCACCATGGTGGTGCTGCCCAGGATCCTGTTCTCGCTGGTGGGTGGTGCCATCGCGGACCGTGTCGGTGCGTGGCCGGTGCTGACCGGCGCGGCCGCGGTCATGCTCGCCCTGATGCTGTGCGTGGCGGGTGTTGCGTCACAGGCCGGTGACGCGCCCGCATTGCTGCTCGTAGCCGCGCTGGCGATCGGCCTGGTTGATGCTTTCCATTTCCCCGCGTCAGCATCGGTGCCAAGGCTCCTGGTCGCCGACGGCGGGCTGGCCAGGGCGGCGTCAGCCCGGCAGATCGTGTTTCAGCTCAGCGGCTTTGTCGGTGCTCCGCTCGGTGGGCTGCTCGTCGCGACGGCCGGGTTGGCCGCTGCGGCCCTGGCCAATGCGGCGGCCTACAGCGTGATGCTGGCGATGCTGATCGCGCTCAGCCGTCGTGGCCTGGCCCAGCACCACCAGCCAGACATCCAAGCCGATCCCTGGTGGCGCCGGTCCGCCGACGGACTCAAACTCGCCGCGCAAGACGCCCTGCTGCGCCCGGCTTTGCTGCTCATCATCGGGGCGGCGGCGTTCCTGCTGCCGCTCTCGTCACTTCTCGTGCCGTTACTCGCCCGGGAGCGGCAATGGCCGCCCGCTTCGGCCGGCGTCGTGGTCGGCGCGATCGCCTTCGGTACGGTAGCCGTGGCGGGCATTGTCACCGTCTCCGGCGCGCGCACCCGCCCTGGGTACACCGCGGCGACGGGGCTACTGGTGGCGGCGGCCGGTGTCACGGCATTGGCCTTGGCCCCCACCTTCGCGGTGGCCCTCCCTGCCGGGGCGGTGGCAGGTGTCGGCACTGGCCTGTTCACCACACACGTGGTTCCGCTGATCCTCGGCAACACACCCCGGACACATACGGCGCGGATCCAGGCCGTGGTACTTCTCGCCCAGTCCTTGCCGCTGCTGGTGACCAACAACGGCCTCGGCGCACTCGTCGACCTGGCACAAGCCAGCACGGTGATCGCTATGTGCGCGACTGGCCTGGTGATATGCACGTTAGCGGTGCTGGCGGCATCGCCGACGCTTCGGCGCACCTAG
- a CDS encoding FGGY-family carbohydrate kinase: protein MDELLLGIDMGTGSSKGVLSTPDGRIVATAARSHAMSLPRPGWAEVDAEAVWWNDVTSLARELVGRSSGARIAGVCVSGVGPCLVLCTADVQPVRPAILYGIDTRATAEIEGLTDRFGADEVLRRCGKALSSQAVGPKLLWARRNEPASWQRTARWYSSSSFITARLSGEYVLDHLTASQCDPMYDIHARDWNREWADEVAGGLPLPQLAWSGEVVGKVTGRAAAETGLAEGTPVSAGTVDAWAEAFSAGVREPGDLMVMYGSTAFFVGLLTEPRADPVLWTTAGVEPGTYTLAAGMATSGSLTGWLQELVGGVAYEQLVEEASQVPPGSEGLMMLPYFAGERTPHFDSRARGVVAGLSLRHGRGHLFRAAYEGIAFGTRQILELLDDDGPPARLIAVGGGTQSPLWTQIVSDVSGREQAIPKETIGASYGDALLAGIGVGLLEPGTNWSRISHTVTPDDSTRDVYDSLYETYLELYPATRPHVHQLAQLQEQTLPS, encoded by the coding sequence ATGGACGAGCTTCTCCTCGGTATCGACATGGGAACCGGCAGCAGCAAAGGGGTCCTGTCCACGCCCGACGGCCGGATCGTGGCCACCGCCGCTCGCTCACACGCGATGTCGCTGCCGCGGCCAGGCTGGGCCGAGGTGGACGCCGAGGCCGTGTGGTGGAACGACGTCACCAGCCTCGCCCGCGAACTAGTCGGACGCAGCAGCGGGGCGCGCATCGCCGGGGTCTGCGTCAGCGGGGTGGGACCGTGCCTGGTGCTGTGCACCGCGGATGTCCAGCCCGTACGCCCGGCGATTCTCTACGGAATCGATACCCGCGCCACGGCGGAGATCGAGGGACTGACCGATCGCTTCGGCGCGGATGAAGTCTTGCGGCGCTGCGGCAAGGCATTGTCTTCCCAGGCCGTCGGGCCCAAATTGCTGTGGGCCCGACGCAACGAGCCAGCGTCGTGGCAGCGCACCGCGCGGTGGTACAGCTCCAGTTCGTTCATCACCGCGCGGCTTTCCGGCGAGTACGTGCTCGACCACCTCACCGCCAGCCAATGTGATCCGATGTACGACATCCATGCCCGGGACTGGAACCGGGAGTGGGCCGACGAGGTCGCCGGTGGTCTACCGCTGCCGCAACTGGCCTGGTCCGGTGAGGTAGTCGGCAAGGTCACCGGCCGGGCCGCGGCCGAAACCGGGCTGGCCGAAGGCACACCGGTCTCGGCGGGCACGGTCGACGCCTGGGCCGAGGCGTTCAGCGCCGGGGTCCGCGAGCCGGGCGATCTGATGGTCATGTACGGCTCCACCGCGTTCTTCGTCGGATTGCTCACCGAGCCCCGAGCCGATCCGGTGCTCTGGACCACGGCCGGGGTGGAACCCGGCACGTACACACTGGCCGCCGGGATGGCCACGTCGGGAAGCCTCACCGGGTGGCTGCAGGAGCTCGTCGGCGGTGTCGCCTACGAGCAGCTGGTTGAGGAGGCGTCGCAGGTGCCGCCCGGGTCTGAGGGGCTGATGATGCTGCCGTACTTCGCGGGGGAGCGGACACCGCATTTCGACTCACGGGCGCGAGGCGTCGTCGCCGGTCTCAGTTTGCGGCACGGCCGCGGGCACCTGTTCCGGGCTGCCTACGAGGGCATCGCCTTCGGTACCCGCCAGATTCTGGAACTGCTGGACGACGACGGCCCGCCGGCCCGGTTGATCGCGGTCGGCGGCGGCACGCAGAGCCCGCTGTGGACGCAGATCGTCAGCGATGTCAGCGGGCGCGAGCAAGCCATCCCGAAGGAGACCATCGGCGCCAGCTACGGCGATGCGCTGCTGGCCGGTATCGGCGTCGGGTTGCTGGAACCGGGGACCAACTGGTCGAGGATCAGCCATACGGTGACGCCGGACGATTCCACTCGGGACGTCTACGACAGCCTGTACGAGACCTACCTGGAGCTTTACCCGGCGACCCGCCCGCACGTCCACCAACTCGCGCAGCTGCAGGAACAGACTCTGCCGTCCTGA
- a CDS encoding ribose-5-phosphate isomerase has product MTHAWRIVVGADDAGLQLKDLIADTLRTDGRVVDVSDLGVHDSEDHRTYPDVGLAAAEAVARGDADRAVLVCGTGIGMAIAANKVPGVRATVAHDSYSVQRSVLSNDCQVLALGARVVGPELARLLVSEWLDLQFDTASASASKVAIISRFEAGEGGEHVHS; this is encoded by the coding sequence ATGACCCATGCGTGGCGGATCGTCGTCGGCGCTGACGACGCCGGACTGCAGCTCAAGGACCTGATCGCCGACACGTTGCGCACTGACGGACGGGTCGTCGACGTCAGCGACCTCGGCGTCCACGACTCCGAGGACCACCGCACCTATCCCGACGTCGGCCTCGCCGCAGCCGAGGCGGTGGCCCGAGGCGACGCCGACCGCGCCGTGCTCGTCTGCGGAACCGGCATCGGCATGGCCATCGCCGCCAACAAGGTCCCCGGGGTCCGCGCCACCGTCGCCCACGACAGCTACTCGGTGCAACGCTCCGTGCTGTCCAACGACTGTCAGGTCCTTGCGCTCGGTGCCCGGGTCGTCGGGCCCGAGCTGGCCCGCCTGCTGGTGTCGGAATGGCTGGACCTCCAGTTCGACACCGCGTCGGCGTCCGCGAGCAAGGTGGCGATCATCTCCCGCTTCGAGGCCGGAGAGGGCGGTGAGCACGTGCACTCCTGA
- a CDS encoding dihydroxyacetone kinase family protein produces MTYVYNTERAFKDEAIDGLVTAYSRILRRVPDTSAVASVTAPAPGRVSTIVGGGSGHYPTFAGLVGPGLADASVCGDIFTSPSAEQVYRTIRAVDGGAGVVMLFGNYAGDVMHFGLAADQAAARDGIDARIVLVTDDIASAPPERIGERRGIAGDFFVFRAAAAAAHRGDSLDEVERIARHCNDRCRTVGVGFDGCMVPGRSEPLFTVEEGSMVLGLGIHGEPGISTMPRSSADELAGLLVDRLLAERPSGATRARILVNGLGRVKYEELFVLYRSLAGRFDAAGVSLTEPEVGEFVTSMDMAGCSVTLVWTDDELEGLLSAPATAPGYIRTERLPLDGRQAAPLGATGAEDQQSSGFPEMELTPSGRAARAGLAVVAGRLKELEDHLGALDSVAADGDHGTTMTRGMDAAVEAAGRAGPDASAVLIAAGMAFADAAGGASGALWGAGLTTVGRLIEPAGPEGLEATLLADALAAAEEAVVRLGQSQPGDKTLVDALHPLVETFRSAMADGADLRAAWAHAADAAQSAAAATAQMTARRGRAARLGDRSDGTPDPGAVSLAASAAALAAHFAGERSGTPAAPETTGAQL; encoded by the coding sequence ATGACCTACGTGTACAACACCGAGCGGGCATTCAAAGACGAGGCGATCGACGGGCTCGTCACCGCCTACTCCCGGATCCTTCGCCGCGTCCCCGACACCTCGGCCGTCGCGTCGGTGACCGCACCGGCGCCGGGACGGGTTTCGACGATCGTCGGCGGCGGGTCGGGACACTACCCGACCTTCGCGGGCCTCGTCGGCCCCGGCCTCGCCGACGCCTCGGTGTGCGGCGACATCTTCACCAGCCCCTCGGCCGAGCAGGTCTATCGCACCATCCGGGCGGTGGACGGTGGGGCTGGTGTCGTGATGCTGTTCGGCAACTACGCCGGCGACGTCATGCACTTCGGGCTCGCAGCCGACCAAGCCGCAGCACGCGACGGCATCGACGCCCGGATCGTCCTGGTGACCGACGACATCGCGTCGGCGCCGCCCGAGCGCATCGGCGAACGCCGCGGCATCGCCGGCGACTTCTTCGTCTTCCGCGCCGCCGCGGCGGCCGCGCACCGCGGTGACTCACTCGACGAGGTGGAACGTATCGCCCGGCACTGCAACGATCGCTGCCGCACCGTGGGCGTCGGGTTCGACGGCTGCATGGTGCCCGGCCGCTCGGAGCCGCTGTTCACCGTCGAGGAAGGTTCGATGGTGCTGGGGCTCGGCATCCACGGCGAACCAGGGATCTCGACCATGCCCCGCTCCAGTGCGGACGAGCTGGCAGGCCTGCTGGTCGACCGGCTGCTGGCCGAACGCCCGTCCGGCGCCACTCGCGCCCGGATCCTGGTCAACGGCCTTGGCCGGGTCAAGTACGAAGAACTGTTCGTCCTCTACCGATCGCTGGCCGGCCGATTCGACGCAGCCGGCGTCTCCCTGACCGAACCTGAGGTCGGGGAGTTCGTGACGTCGATGGACATGGCCGGCTGCTCGGTCACCCTGGTGTGGACTGACGACGAGCTCGAGGGCCTGCTGTCGGCTCCGGCCACCGCGCCCGGCTACATCCGCACCGAGCGGCTCCCGCTCGACGGGCGCCAGGCCGCGCCGCTGGGCGCCACGGGCGCGGAGGACCAGCAGAGCAGCGGATTCCCGGAAATGGAGCTGACGCCGTCCGGGCGAGCTGCGCGCGCCGGTCTTGCCGTCGTCGCGGGCCGCTTGAAGGAACTGGAGGACCACCTGGGAGCGCTCGATTCGGTCGCCGCCGATGGCGATCACGGAACGACGATGACCCGTGGCATGGACGCGGCGGTTGAGGCGGCCGGCCGCGCCGGCCCGGATGCCAGCGCCGTCCTGATCGCCGCAGGCATGGCGTTCGCCGATGCGGCCGGCGGAGCGTCGGGAGCCCTCTGGGGTGCCGGACTGACGACCGTAGGGCGGCTGATCGAGCCGGCCGGCCCGGAGGGCCTCGAGGCAACGCTGCTCGCTGACGCGCTCGCCGCGGCAGAGGAAGCCGTCGTCCGGCTCGGGCAGAGCCAGCCCGGCGACAAAACACTCGTAGACGCGCTGCACCCACTGGTGGAAACGTTCCGCTCGGCGATGGCCGACGGGGCTGACCTCCGCGCTGCCTGGGCTCATGCAGCAGACGCCGCGCAGTCGGCCGCCGCCGCCACCGCCCAGATGACGGCCAGGCGCGGCAGAGCAGCCCGTCTTGGCGACCGGAGCGACGGCACACCCGACCCGGGCGCGGTCTCCCTCGCCGCCTCGGCGGCGGCCCTTGCCGCCCACTTCGCCGGGGAGCGCTCCGGCACACCCGCCGCCCCCGAAACCACAGGAGCACAGCTATGA
- a CDS encoding ABC transporter ATP-binding protein, which translates to MTAVNDVLSGASTAQSLVLDRLYKTYESRGRESFRAVRGLDLEIEPGEMVALLGPSGCGKTTTLRMIAGLETVTSGDIRIGGASVADLPARRRNIGVGFESYALYPPLSVRENLAYGLKARKAKDVRQRVDVLAERLGMTELLDLRPAGLSSGQKQRIALARALIRNPPVLLLDEPLSHLDASQRQRVRRELKVLQREFGYTTIVVTHDQLEALSLADRMAVMDGGVIRQFGTPDEIFDDPANLFVADFVGEPKINLIEGTVRAHGDRVTVQVGQSGELLTAARSAADGQRVTVGVRPQDCRTGIGAEATVLRGEIRVYENLLEFGQATVILPGTDTPITVQTAPGDHWSHGDTIRFDAHPERVYLFDPESGERLR; encoded by the coding sequence ATGACAGCGGTGAACGACGTTCTCTCCGGAGCCAGCACGGCACAAAGCCTGGTGCTGGACCGCTTGTACAAGACCTACGAGAGCCGCGGACGTGAGTCCTTCCGGGCGGTTCGCGGGCTCGACTTGGAGATCGAGCCAGGTGAGATGGTGGCGCTGCTTGGTCCGTCCGGGTGCGGCAAGACCACAACGTTACGGATGATCGCCGGTCTGGAGACGGTGACCTCCGGGGACATCCGGATCGGCGGCGCCTCCGTGGCCGACCTGCCCGCCCGGCGGCGCAACATCGGTGTCGGGTTCGAAAGCTACGCACTGTATCCGCCGTTGTCCGTGCGGGAGAACCTTGCCTACGGTTTGAAGGCGCGCAAGGCCAAGGACGTGCGTCAACGGGTCGACGTGCTGGCCGAACGGCTCGGCATGACGGAGTTGCTCGACCTGCGCCCGGCCGGGCTTTCCAGCGGGCAGAAACAACGCATCGCACTGGCCAGGGCGCTGATCCGCAACCCACCTGTGCTGCTGCTCGACGAGCCCTTGTCACACCTCGACGCCTCGCAGCGGCAGCGGGTGCGTCGGGAACTCAAGGTTCTGCAGCGTGAGTTCGGGTACACGACGATCGTCGTCACGCACGACCAGCTCGAAGCCCTGAGCTTGGCCGACCGGATGGCCGTGATGGACGGCGGCGTGATCCGGCAGTTCGGGACGCCCGACGAGATCTTCGACGATCCGGCCAACCTGTTCGTCGCCGACTTCGTCGGCGAGCCGAAGATCAATCTGATCGAAGGCACCGTACGGGCCCATGGTGACCGGGTCACCGTGCAGGTCGGGCAGTCCGGTGAGCTGCTGACCGCCGCACGATCCGCGGCAGACGGCCAGCGCGTCACCGTGGGTGTACGCCCGCAGGACTGCCGGACCGGCATCGGCGCCGAAGCAACGGTTCTGCGGGGCGAGATCAGGGTCTACGAGAACCTGCTCGAGTTCGGCCAGGCCACCGTGATTCTGCCCGGTACGGACACGCCGATCACGGTGCAGACGGCGCCGGGCGACCACTGGAGCCATGGCGACACGATCCGTTTCGACGCCCACCCGGAACGCGTCTACCTCTTCGACCCCGAATCGGGTGAACGGCTGCGATGA